The following are from one region of the Rhipicephalus microplus isolate Deutch F79 chromosome 1, USDA_Rmic, whole genome shotgun sequence genome:
- the LOC142797423 gene encoding uncharacterized protein LOC142797423 has translation MSLTHAWLSLQLMPLIVDQTLSSLELLAFPDLPCLQAYDVTWNTQWDQPSGTTPEASRSGDIKPSPSPPDFSGGGSTLATMSLTHAWLSLQHAWKRTSNTHGVSCATSRKVVRCHLQASRKLLYEASQQAI, from the exons ATGTCGCTCACGCACGCATGGCTCTCTTTGCAGTTGATGCCGCTTATCGTCGACCAAACGTTATCAAGCTTGGAACTACTAGCTTTTCCGGATCTGCCGTGTCTGCAAGCATATGACGTCACTTGGAACACCCAGTGGGACCAGCCTAGTGGGACAACGCCGGAAGCCAGCCGCAGCGGGGATATAAAGCCGTCGCCGAGCCCGCCGGACTTCAGTGGGGGCGGCAGTACGCTCGCGACCATGTCGCTCACGCACGCATGGCTCTCTTTGCAG CATGCCTGGAAACGCACTTCAAACACACATGGGGTCAGCTGTGCCACTTCAAGAAAAGTGGTTCGTTGCCATCTGCAAGCCTCAAGGAAGTTACTTTATGAAGCAAGCCAGCAGGCCATATAA